AAGATATCCTCTTTAGTAATATTTGTTTTTTCTGGATTGTGTGCTATATAATTTTCTATTAAGCTTGTTCCAACTGTAATTATTAAATTATCCAACTCAATTTCCCCCTATCTTTAATAATATAAAACTCTTCTTACTTTAATTAATACCCTTAAATTCAAATTTTGTCAATACTAAAGATAGTTTTTTTCTCCTTTTACATATCTCTACAAGCTATAATATCTGCACCTGTTCCCAATACATTTTTTATAATTACATCTCCATGTTTTACTGGAGATTTTACTTCTACATTATTTAAAAGTTTCATACATTCGAAATTTAACTCTTTTGGAATACTTGTACTTGTTTTTACTGGAAGTCTATGATGAACTCCTCCTACTATTCTAACAGTTGAAGTTATCACTCTTTTTGGTGCTGTTAATTCCTCTTTTGCATATACAGGACCTCTAGGACATGTATTTCCCTTTACTTCTAATGTTTCTGTATCTATAGTTAAATGGCATCCCATAGGACATACTATACAAACCATCTCTTTTAACATTATTTTGCCTCCTCTGGTACTAAACAAACTACCAATTCTTTTCCTTTTACAGTTTCTAATAATTTTTTAGGAACTATTATTTTCTCCATTTCTCCTGGAGCTAAATGAGGTTTTTTCATATTTACTAAAATATTTTCTCCATCTTTAACTTGTAATCTCATATTTTTATAAATATTATTTACTCTCATAGAAATCTCTAATAGATTATCAACATTTTCTAATCTATATTTTTGTGGAACTGTATAAGTTATTCCAAATCCATTTTTAAGTTCTATATATTCTCCATCTTGTACTTCATCTTTTACATATTTAGCTGCTGCTCTACCAGCTTTTCTAGCTTCAGCACTTACAAAGTCAACTAAGTCATGTACATGTACAACGTTTCCACAAGCAAAAATTCCTGGAATACTTGTTTCCATCATTTCATTTACAACAGGTCCAGAAGTTCTTCTATCTATAGCTATTCCTGTTTTTCTAGAGATATCATTTTCTGGAATTAATCCTACTGATAAAAGTAGTGTATCACATTCATATTCTATCTCAGTTCCAGGTATTGGTCTTCTATTTTCATCTACCTTAGCTATTGTTACTCCTTCTACTCTTTCTTTACCTTTAATATCTATAACTGTATGACTTAAATATAAAGGAATATTATAGTCATTTAAACATTGAGCTATGTTTCTAGCAAGTCCTCCAGAGAATGGCATAAGTTCAACAACAGCTTTTACCTCTGCTCCTTCTAGAGTCATTCTTCTTGCCATAATAAGTCCTATATCTCCAGATCCTAAGATAAGAACTTTTTTACCTACCATATATCCTTCCATATTTATGAATCTTTGAGCTGTTCCAGCTGTAAACACTCCTGCTGGTCTTTCTCCTGGTATAGATATAGCTCCTCTTGTTCTTTCTCTACATCCCATTGCTAAAACTATTGCTTTAGCTTCTATCATCATATATCCATCTACAGTATTAATTGCATGTACTACTTTTTCTGGTGTTACTTCTAATACCATAGTGTCTAGTTTATATTCTATATTCATCTCTTTTAATTTTTTTATAAATCTCTCTGCATACTCTGGTCCAGTTAATTCCTCTTTAAACTCATGTAATCCGAAACCATTATGGATACATTGTTGTAATATTCCTCCAAGCTCTTTATCTCTCTCTATTACTAATATACTTTCTACTCCATTATTTCTAGCTTCTATAGCTGCTGCAAGACCTCCAGGTCCTCCCCCAATAACTACTAAATCATATCTCATTTTATAGTTCCTCCTGTTTTTTAGTTTCTCCAGTAAGTATATATGATCCTACTTTATCTTGAACAATTTCATCTAATTTTTTATTTAATTCTCTAGCTAGTATCTCTTGAACTCTTGGTCCACAGAAACCACCTTGACATCTTCCCATTCCTGGTCTACATCTTTTCTTAACTCCGTCTACTGTTTTAGCTCCTACCATTCTATGGATAACATCAACTATTTCTCCTTCTGTTATACTTTCACATCTACAAATTATTCTTCCATATCTAGGATCTCTTTTTATTACTTCTGCTTTCTCTTCATTTGAAAGTTCCATAAAATGAATTTGTGGTTTATTCTTTTTATGTTCAGTTTTCTTATTTACATTTCCTAATTTTTTTATAATCATATTAGCTACATCTAATCCTATTGCTGGAGCAGATGTAAGTCCTGGAGATTTAGTTCCTGCTATATTAAAGAAATATGGTGCATCTTCTACTTCTCCTATTATAAAATCTGGTTGATCTGATTCAGCTCTAAGTCCATTGAAGTTTTTAATATTATCTCTAAAATTAATATCTTTTACACTTTTTACTGCAGCTTCTCTTACTGCATCTAATCCAGCTAATGTATTTCCTACATATTCTTTATTATCACTTAAAGTTGCTGTAGGACCAACTATAAGGTTTCCATGAGCTGTTGGAGCAACTAATACTCCTTTTCCCACTTTTGTTGGACATTGGAAAACAACAGTATTTACTAAGTTTCCTTGAACTTTATCCAATAAATAATATTCTCCAGCTCTAGGTGTTATTTTTATTTTTTTATTGCTTACCATATTATTCATATCATCAGCATATAATCCAGCAGCATTTACTACTACTTTTGTTTCATACTCTCTTCCATCAGCTAAAATTATTTTATATCCTTCAGCTAATTTTTCAATTTTTTCTACTTTTGCATCAGTTTCTACTTCTACACCATTTATAGCAGCATTTTCAAGTAATTTTATAGTTACTTCCCAAGGTCCTGTAACTCCTGCAGTTGGAGCATAAAGAGCTGCAACTACTTCTTTACTTACATTAGGCTCCATTTTAAATACTTCTTCTTGATTTAAAATTTTCATTCCAGGAATTCCATTTTTTATTCCTCTATTATATAGTAAATTTAGATGTTCTTTATCCTCTTCAGAAAAAGCTAAAACCAATGACCCTGTTCTTTTGAATGGTGCATCTATCTCCTTACATAATTTCTCATACATAGCATTTCCTAAAGCATTATATTTTGCCATTAATGTTCCTTCTTTAGCATCATATCCTGCATGTACTATTCCTGAGTTAGCTTTACTCGTACCATTTGATACGTCATGTTCTTTCTCCAATACCTTTACTTTTAAATCATATTTAGCTAGTTCATATGCAGTAGCAGCTCCCATTACTCCTGCACCAATTATTACCACATCTAACATATTTTCCTCCTAATTTACTTAATAAAAAAAGTCAGCAAATAGACAGAAAAACTCTGCCTATTGCTGACTCTCCAATTCACTAGTCAATATTCTTTTTAACTATTATCTTACTTTCTCTTATATTTGTCAAGAAGATTTTATTCTTCTTCCCAAGCTAAAGCTCTCTTA
Above is a genomic segment from uncultured Fusobacterium sp. containing:
- a CDS encoding DUF1667 domain-containing protein, with the translated sequence MLKEMVCIVCPMGCHLTIDTETLEVKGNTCPRGPVYAKEELTAPKRVITSTVRIVGGVHHRLPVKTSTSIPKELNFECMKLLNNVEVKSPVKHGDVIIKNVLGTGADIIACRDM
- a CDS encoding NAD(P)/FAD-dependent oxidoreductase, whose amino-acid sequence is MLDVVIIGAGVMGAATAYELAKYDLKVKVLEKEHDVSNGTSKANSGIVHAGYDAKEGTLMAKYNALGNAMYEKLCKEIDAPFKRTGSLVLAFSEEDKEHLNLLYNRGIKNGIPGMKILNQEEVFKMEPNVSKEVVAALYAPTAGVTGPWEVTIKLLENAAINGVEVETDAKVEKIEKLAEGYKIILADGREYETKVVVNAAGLYADDMNNMVSNKKIKITPRAGEYYLLDKVQGNLVNTVVFQCPTKVGKGVLVAPTAHGNLIVGPTATLSDNKEYVGNTLAGLDAVREAAVKSVKDINFRDNIKNFNGLRAESDQPDFIIGEVEDAPYFFNIAGTKSPGLTSAPAIGLDVANMIIKKLGNVNKKTEHKKNKPQIHFMELSNEEKAEVIKRDPRYGRIICRCESITEGEIVDVIHRMVGAKTVDGVKKRCRPGMGRCQGGFCGPRVQEILARELNKKLDEIVQDKVGSYILTGETKKQEEL
- a CDS encoding FAD-dependent oxidoreductase, coding for MRYDLVVIGGGPGGLAAAIEARNNGVESILVIERDKELGGILQQCIHNGFGLHEFKEELTGPEYAERFIKKLKEMNIEYKLDTMVLEVTPEKVVHAINTVDGYMMIEAKAIVLAMGCRERTRGAISIPGERPAGVFTAGTAQRFINMEGYMVGKKVLILGSGDIGLIMARRMTLEGAEVKAVVELMPFSGGLARNIAQCLNDYNIPLYLSHTVIDIKGKERVEGVTIAKVDENRRPIPGTEIEYECDTLLLSVGLIPENDISRKTGIAIDRRTSGPVVNEMMETSIPGIFACGNVVHVHDLVDFVSAEARKAGRAAAKYVKDEVQDGEYIELKNGFGITYTVPQKYRLENVDNLLEISMRVNNIYKNMRLQVKDGENILVNMKKPHLAPGEMEKIIVPKKLLETVKGKELVVCLVPEEAK